Proteins encoded together in one Deinococcus aquaticus window:
- a CDS encoding RNA polymerase sigma factor, which yields MPATLPTALDHQRLIAQLQQGQDGALKALYDAFAGVTYRVCLRMLASPEDAEEVLQDAFLRLEAQAGRYDPARGTVQTFVLTIAHHLCLERLRARRARPQARDGALGDPAFDLPASAPRHDPLDQALIESALSALNASDRQLLEDMFFGGFTHAELTVRTGLPLGTVKSRLRRALLKLRERMQP from the coding sequence ATGCCCGCCACCCTGCCGACCGCTCTGGATCATCAGCGGTTGATCGCGCAACTCCAGCAGGGGCAGGACGGTGCCCTCAAAGCCCTCTACGACGCTTTCGCTGGCGTGACCTACCGTGTGTGCCTGCGGATGCTGGCCTCTCCAGAGGACGCCGAGGAAGTCCTCCAGGACGCCTTCCTGCGCCTGGAAGCGCAGGCTGGGCGTTACGATCCGGCGCGCGGGACGGTGCAGACCTTTGTGCTGACCATCGCCCATCACCTGTGCCTGGAGCGCCTGCGCGCCCGGCGCGCCCGGCCCCAGGCCCGGGACGGCGCGCTGGGCGATCCAGCCTTTGATCTGCCAGCATCCGCTCCCAGGCATGACCCCCTGGATCAGGCCCTGATTGAATCCGCCCTGAGCGCCCTGAACGCGTCAGACCGGCAGCTTCTTGAGGACATGTTTTTCGGTGGGTTCACCCACGCCGAACTCACGGTCCGCACCGGGCTGCCCCTGGGCACCGTCAAGAGTCGCCTGCGCCGCGCCCTGCTCAAACTGCGTGAAAGGATGCAGCCATGA
- a CDS encoding MerR family DNA-binding protein, producing MQFIRSAQHVGFSLSEIARILRVRADGHKPCAEVHEELRVHLQAVRRQLTQLQALEAELAGRLAYAQTHPDPECDSPGCVYLNPAVP from the coding sequence GTGCAGTTCATCCGGTCCGCCCAGCATGTCGGATTCAGCCTCAGCGAGATCGCCCGCATCCTGCGCGTGCGCGCAGACGGCCACAAGCCGTGCGCGGAGGTGCACGAAGAGTTGCGCGTGCATCTTCAGGCGGTGCGGCGGCAATTGACCCAGCTTCAGGCGCTGGAAGCGGAACTCGCCGGGCGGCTGGCGTATGCCCAGACGCACCCTGATCCCGAGTGCGATTCCCCCGGCTGCGTGTACCTGAATCCAGCGGTCCCTTGA
- a CDS encoding MerR family transcriptional regulator, producing the protein MTAQAAPLSIGHLAAETGEGVKALRYWTDLGLLKHGRTASGYRT; encoded by the coding sequence ATGACCGCTCAAGCTGCGCCGCTCTCCATCGGACACCTGGCCGCCGAAACCGGTGAAGGGGTCAAGGCCCTGCGCTACTGGACAGACCTCGGCCTGCTGAAGCATGGGCGCACCGCGAGCGGCTACCGGACGTAA
- a CDS encoding molybdopterin-dependent oxidoreductase encodes MSDSSAPLTRRSALGLLGTAGAALTLGRSALAQQSLPSAPAPTFSGPGPLDAWNGLGPLIALPQKVPLIRLVDRPPLYETPRSYFQSAFTPTAAFFVRTNLSGFPASVDLGTWRLKLSGNVNKPVSLSLAELLRDFEAVSVNAVMQCTGNSRARFQPRRPGGQWGNGAMGCATWTGVRLRDLLDRAGLKPGGVQVQFQGLDTGAGAPGSGGASYQKSLNLDDPVLDECIVAYAMNGQPLPLVNGFPVRLVVPGYFATYWMKTLSFIRVLTQPDDNFWMTTAYLQPDNARGNTTPQAVKDKTVKLRPVGSMPVRSFIVTPDETVKVPAGLPMTVQGLAMSGRGKVNKVEVSSDGGKTWSAAKLGEDHGRYAFRPWTFAWTPKKPGQYTLAVRATDTSGGNQPDGAIWNPSGYLWTTVERQTVTVGQAG; translated from the coding sequence ATGTCCGATTCATCCGCTCCACTCACCCGCCGCAGCGCTCTGGGACTGCTGGGCACCGCTGGCGCTGCCCTGACGCTGGGCCGCAGCGCCCTGGCCCAGCAGAGCCTGCCCAGCGCGCCCGCCCCCACCTTCAGCGGTCCCGGCCCCCTGGACGCCTGGAACGGTCTGGGGCCGCTGATCGCCCTGCCGCAGAAGGTGCCGCTGATCCGCCTGGTGGACCGTCCACCGCTGTACGAGACGCCGCGCAGCTACTTTCAAAGTGCGTTCACGCCCACCGCCGCGTTCTTCGTGCGCACCAATCTGTCGGGCTTTCCGGCCAGCGTCGACCTGGGCACCTGGCGGCTCAAGCTGAGCGGCAACGTGAACAAGCCGGTGTCGCTGAGCCTGGCTGAGTTGCTGCGTGACTTCGAGGCGGTCAGCGTGAACGCGGTGATGCAGTGCACCGGCAACAGCCGCGCCCGCTTCCAGCCGCGCCGTCCCGGCGGGCAGTGGGGCAACGGCGCGATGGGTTGCGCCACCTGGACCGGGGTACGCCTGCGGGACCTGCTGGACCGCGCGGGCCTCAAACCCGGCGGCGTACAGGTGCAGTTCCAGGGCCTGGACACCGGGGCAGGTGCGCCCGGCAGCGGTGGGGCCAGCTACCAGAAGAGCCTGAACCTGGATGATCCGGTGCTGGACGAGTGCATCGTCGCCTACGCCATGAACGGCCAGCCGCTGCCGCTGGTCAACGGCTTTCCGGTGCGGCTGGTAGTGCCCGGCTACTTCGCCACGTACTGGATGAAGACCCTGAGCTTTATCCGGGTACTGACCCAGCCGGACGACAATTTCTGGATGACCACGGCGTACCTGCAACCCGACAACGCCCGGGGGAACACGACGCCGCAGGCGGTCAAGGACAAAACGGTCAAGCTGCGCCCGGTGGGGAGTATGCCCGTGCGCTCGTTCATCGTGACCCCGGACGAGACCGTCAAGGTGCCCGCCGGACTGCCCATGACCGTGCAGGGGCTGGCGATGAGCGGGCGCGGCAAGGTCAACAAGGTGGAGGTCTCCAGCGACGGCGGCAAGACCTGGAGCGCCGCGAAGCTGGGCGAGGACCACGGGCGCTACGCCTTCCGCCCCTGGACCTTTGCGTGGACGCCCAAGAAACCCGGTCAGTACACCCTGGCCGTGCGCGCCACCGACACCAGCGGCGGAAATCAGCCGGACGGGGCCATCTGGAACCCGTCGGGCTACCTGTGGACCACGGTGGAGCGTCAGACGGTCACCGTGGGCCAGGCCGGTTAA
- a CDS encoding DUF6428 family protein gives MKHIPVRPDAEVRFEYGNSSTPALQYHVAHVDLQPEQISVHLRTPGVQCKAGDACGLPTEAASDGCEPDSGCCSPQAPISLG, from the coding sequence GTGAAGCACATCCCTGTCCGGCCGGACGCTGAGGTCCGCTTCGAGTACGGCAACTCGAGTACGCCGGCCCTGCAGTACCACGTCGCCCACGTTGACCTTCAGCCGGAGCAGATCAGCGTGCACCTGCGCACACCGGGCGTGCAGTGCAAGGCCGGGGATGCCTGTGGCCTCCCGACCGAGGCGGCCAGTGACGGCTGTGAACCTGACTCCGGCTGCTGCTCACCCCAGGCGCCCATCTCACTCGGCTGA
- a CDS encoding YncE family protein has translation MFQIHRPVLVTVLAVSLTGALALAQQARGGGTPQPPALSGPALSARDRVYTADQTSNTVTVINPATNAVIGQIPLGHPRPGVLGALDDMQVNVHGLGFSPDGRYLDVISNASNGVTIIRTRDNTVMGTVYIGRGPHEGFFTPDGQQVWVTVRGEDYLSVIDVASMKEVDRIRVAGGPGMVVFSPDGRRAFVDSSRTAQLDVIDVQTRKVIARVPVVSPFSPNLVVTPDGKEVWLTHKDVGKVSVIDARTFKVLHVLDTGKVTNHVNAVTTRAGDFIYVTVGGEDVVKVIKRGPQPQIVATIPTGFTPHGLWPSGDNTRVYVGLEDQDAVDVIDTATNTVIKTIPIGQMPQALVYVANAVPSGPGTQNLKTVRVGLPSVKIKLGVPDKPFAFLPAALKGLSAHVIVRSLEGTDDLTLKADGLTPGAQYNLFLTESAVAPFGMMQHVLDFKADAKGKAEASAMTSVFDAFTLRGTAKDGKPDGAAIKASKVNLDHLVVWPKDPQTTAKLFANQGQPYAVSPFDTDLEAGPAILSDSNDAAATSPLTR, from the coding sequence ATGTTCCAGATTCACCGTCCCGTCCTCGTCACCGTCCTTGCCGTCAGCCTGACCGGCGCACTTGCTCTGGCGCAGCAGGCCAGGGGGGGAGGCACCCCGCAGCCCCCGGCGCTCAGTGGCCCCGCCCTCTCCGCGCGCGACCGGGTCTATACCGCCGACCAGACCTCGAACACCGTGACCGTCATCAACCCCGCAACCAACGCCGTGATAGGCCAGATCCCGCTGGGCCATCCCCGGCCCGGGGTGCTGGGGGCGCTCGACGATATGCAGGTCAATGTCCACGGCCTGGGCTTCTCACCCGACGGACGCTATCTGGACGTCATCAGCAACGCCTCGAACGGCGTGACCATCATCCGTACCCGCGACAACACGGTCATGGGAACGGTGTACATCGGGCGTGGCCCCCACGAGGGGTTCTTCACGCCGGATGGCCAGCAGGTCTGGGTCACGGTGCGCGGCGAGGATTACCTCTCGGTCATCGACGTGGCGAGCATGAAGGAGGTTGACCGCATCAGGGTGGCCGGGGGTCCCGGCATGGTGGTGTTCAGCCCGGACGGGCGGCGCGCCTTTGTGGATTCCAGCCGCACGGCACAGCTCGACGTGATCGACGTCCAGACCCGCAAGGTGATCGCCCGCGTGCCGGTGGTCAGTCCGTTCTCGCCCAACCTGGTGGTCACGCCGGACGGCAAGGAGGTCTGGTTGACCCACAAGGACGTGGGCAAAGTGAGCGTCATCGACGCCCGCACCTTCAAGGTGCTGCATGTGCTGGACACCGGCAAGGTCACCAACCACGTGAACGCCGTGACCACCAGAGCTGGCGACTTCATCTACGTTACGGTGGGCGGGGAGGACGTCGTCAAGGTGATCAAGCGTGGTCCGCAGCCGCAGATCGTGGCCACCATCCCCACGGGCTTCACGCCCCACGGCCTGTGGCCCAGCGGCGACAACACGCGCGTGTATGTGGGCCTGGAAGACCAGGACGCGGTGGACGTGATCGATACAGCCACCAACACCGTCATCAAGACCATTCCTATCGGGCAGATGCCGCAGGCGCTGGTGTACGTGGCCAATGCGGTTCCCAGCGGCCCCGGCACCCAGAACCTGAAGACCGTGCGGGTGGGCCTGCCCTCGGTGAAGATCAAGCTGGGCGTGCCAGACAAGCCCTTCGCGTTCCTTCCGGCGGCCCTGAAAGGTCTTTCTGCCCACGTCATCGTCCGCTCCCTGGAGGGCACCGACGACCTGACCCTCAAGGCCGATGGCCTCACGCCCGGCGCTCAGTACAACCTGTTCCTGACCGAATCGGCGGTGGCCCCTTTCGGGATGATGCAGCATGTGCTGGATTTCAAGGCCGACGCCAAGGGCAAGGCTGAGGCGAGCGCGATGACCAGTGTGTTCGATGCGTTCACGCTGCGGGGCACGGCAAAGGACGGGAAGCCCGACGGTGCGGCCATCAAGGCCAGCAAAGTCAACCTCGACCACCTGGTGGTCTGGCCGAAAGACCCCCAGACCACCGCGAAGCTCTTTGCCAATCAGGGTCAGCCGTATGCCGTCTCACCTTTCGACACCGATCTGGAAGCAGGTCCAGCGATCCTGAGCGACAGCAACGACGCTGCCGCCACCAGCCCCCTCACGCGCTAA
- a CDS encoding CHRD domain-containing protein, with the protein MFVHKIVLGLTATALLGSCSMMMGAGGSTYTFKHKANAADPTAMGKAVATTKDGMVSTTLTLTGLTPNKAYIAHYHAFGPESNTDPCASNGPVTLGFPGFTADASGNATTAVTGDMAKIAGDQGAYLNVHYASDPSVVPICAPVKMTKG; encoded by the coding sequence ATGTTTGTACACAAGATTGTTCTGGGACTGACCGCCACCGCCCTGCTCGGCTCATGCAGCATGATGATGGGGGCCGGGGGCAGCACCTACACCTTCAAGCACAAGGCCAATGCGGCTGACCCCACGGCCATGGGCAAGGCCGTGGCCACCACCAAGGACGGGATGGTCAGCACCACCCTGACCCTCACGGGCCTGACGCCCAACAAGGCCTACATCGCGCATTACCACGCCTTTGGACCGGAATCGAACACCGATCCGTGCGCCTCTAACGGCCCAGTGACCCTCGGCTTCCCGGGCTTCACGGCGGATGCCAGCGGCAACGCCACCACGGCGGTCACGGGCGACATGGCCAAGATTGCCGGTGACCAGGGGGCCTACCTCAACGTCCATTACGCCAGCGACCCCAGCGTCGTGCCGATCTGCGCGCCGGTCAAGATGACCAAGGGCTGA
- a CDS encoding anti-sigma factor domain-containing protein: MTAYGHPTDLLPGYVLGDLDGSEADTVETHLAACPACRAEVARLRDALFSLADDLPGAALPDNAWDRIQARRLIATPGTSKLWQPVGRSPHGQRGRWPWLAAAAVIVLALGTIGTRLMTAPSQQATVQQWEARGASRLTLASRDGQAFGTLLVRADGQALVVLLTPAPDGQVYQAWGRQTDAVQARKPVSLGFTGGTVMQVAWRGYASVGISVEPAGGSPAPTHPLGRVTLPGG, from the coding sequence ATGACCGCCTACGGCCATCCCACGGACCTGCTGCCCGGGTACGTCCTTGGAGATCTGGACGGGTCTGAGGCCGACACGGTCGAAACCCATCTGGCCGCCTGTCCCGCCTGCCGCGCCGAGGTGGCCCGGCTGCGCGACGCGCTGTTCTCGCTGGCCGACGATCTGCCCGGGGCGGCCCTGCCGGACAACGCCTGGGACCGCATTCAGGCCCGCCGTCTTATCGCGACTCCTGGCACCAGCAAGCTCTGGCAGCCAGTCGGCAGATCACCCCACGGCCAGCGTGGACGCTGGCCGTGGCTGGCCGCCGCCGCTGTCATCGTGCTGGCGCTGGGCACCATCGGGACCCGCCTCATGACCGCGCCGTCCCAGCAGGCCACAGTCCAGCAGTGGGAAGCGCGGGGCGCGTCACGGCTCACGCTCGCGTCACGGGACGGCCAGGCATTTGGCACCCTGCTCGTCCGCGCAGACGGGCAGGCCCTGGTGGTCCTCCTGACTCCCGCGCCGGACGGACAGGTGTACCAGGCGTGGGGCCGCCAGACCGACGCGGTGCAGGCCAGGAAGCCGGTCAGTCTGGGCTTCACCGGCGGAACCGTGATGCAGGTGGCCTGGCGGGGCTACGCGTCCGTGGGCATCAGCGTGGAACCCGCCGGGGGCAGCCCGGCCCCGACCCACCCGCTGGGCCGTGTCACCCTGCCCGGTGGATGA
- a CDS encoding transposase: MKTRQFTKAQIIQLLQDAQKGEKSVEELCRDFGCSPASFYAWRKKYGDTTPDEVRRLRHLEKENVRLLRIVGQQRLELEGMKEVLAKKR; encoded by the coding sequence ATGAAAACCCGTCAGTTCACCAAAGCCCAGATCATCCAGCTGCTCCAGGACGCTCAAAAGGGCGAGAAATCTGTCGAGGAGCTCTGTCGCGACTTCGGGTGCAGCCCCGCTTCCTTCTACGCCTGGCGGAAGAAGTACGGTGATACGACCCCTGACGAAGTCAGAAGGCTTCGTCACCTGGAAAAGGAAAACGTCCGGCTCCTCCGCATCGTCGGTCAACAGCGCCTCGAACTCGAAGGGATGAAGGAGGTCCTCGCAAAAAAGCGTTGA
- a CDS encoding plastocyanin/azurin family copper-binding protein, with amino-acid sequence MLSLIRSMLLPGLLLTPAAAQTQPVQAPTSQVFPFTVVGKVAQAAGQLSVRTVSAAQSLSVLSLRGLMPSTAYVAHYHALGAGGGEPCASNGPITLGFPAFKTDARGQATVSLRADPARVRGTLGAYVNVHTASDLTDIPLCAAVLKTAATPASTASPATAITVNIADNRFQPATLSVKAGTTVTWVHTGQVTHNVLSVQVADLRSPDLRPGDRYSYTFKTPGTYTYYCSYHEGMSAAITVTNR; translated from the coding sequence ATGCTGAGCCTCATCCGTTCCATGTTGCTGCCCGGCCTGCTGCTGACCCCTGCGGCGGCTCAGACCCAGCCCGTCCAGGCTCCGACAAGCCAGGTCTTTCCCTTCACCGTGGTGGGCAAAGTTGCCCAGGCGGCTGGGCAGCTCAGCGTCCGCACGGTCTCGGCGGCCCAGTCGTTGTCGGTGCTGAGCCTGCGCGGCCTGATGCCCAGTACGGCCTATGTGGCCCACTACCACGCCCTGGGAGCGGGCGGGGGCGAACCCTGCGCGTCCAACGGACCCATTACCCTGGGCTTTCCGGCCTTCAAGACCGATGCCCGGGGCCAGGCCACCGTGAGCCTGCGGGCCGATCCCGCACGTGTGCGCGGCACCCTTGGGGCCTACGTTAACGTCCACACCGCGTCTGATCTGACCGACATCCCCCTGTGTGCCGCTGTCCTGAAGACCGCTGCCACGCCAGCCAGTACCGCGTCCCCAGCAACGGCGATAACGGTCAACATCGCCGATAACCGCTTCCAGCCTGCCACCCTGAGCGTCAAGGCGGGCACCACGGTGACCTGGGTTCATACTGGGCAGGTCACGCACAACGTCCTGTCGGTACAGGTGGCTGACCTGCGCTCACCGGACCTGCGTCCAGGGGACCGCTACAGCTACACGTTTAAAACGCCTGGCACCTACACCTATTACTGCTCGTACCACGAAGGCATGAGCGCCGCAATTACGGTGACCAACCGCTGA
- a CDS encoding putative iron-sulfur cluster-binding metallochaperone: MESNCCAPEVHDATACPASGIRGKAVPLITLKALLTPPALARLTPEETFRLCPDPVCDVVYFSPSQTYGTGDLKVPVFQKDQAAGVPVCYCFAHTRADLERAAVTGTGQALEASIRAHVQAGRCGCEVNNPQGSCCLGNVVTVLRSLNRQERT; this comes from the coding sequence ATGGAATCCAACTGCTGCGCCCCCGAAGTCCACGACGCCACGGCCTGTCCGGCCAGTGGCATCCGTGGAAAAGCGGTGCCGCTGATCACGCTCAAGGCCCTGCTGACCCCGCCTGCCCTGGCGCGACTCACGCCGGAAGAGACCTTCCGGCTGTGCCCGGACCCGGTTTGCGACGTGGTGTACTTCAGCCCGTCTCAGACCTACGGCACGGGAGATCTCAAGGTGCCGGTCTTCCAGAAGGATCAGGCGGCTGGAGTTCCGGTCTGTTACTGCTTTGCTCACACGCGGGCTGACCTTGAACGGGCCGCAGTGACAGGCACGGGTCAGGCGCTGGAGGCGTCGATCCGCGCGCACGTGCAGGCCGGGCGTTGCGGGTGCGAGGTCAACAACCCGCAGGGCAGTTGCTGCCTGGGCAATGTCGTGACCGTTCTGCGGAGTCTGAACCGCCAGGAGCGAACATGA
- a CDS encoding IS3 family transposase → MITDARHAHPTVSVRRLCELHDVSRSWYAHQQGRDAEDHDQLLAEDIEAIVLKWGGYGYRRVTHELARRGRPANHKCVLRVMRERRLLCRSKRRYQATTDSTHSETRFPNLLPHVIPTRPDQVWQADLTYIRVKEGFVYLACVLDSFTREVVGWAMSRFMDAALPLTALNNALAARCPAADLLHHSDQGVQYASRVYVDRLRSMGVTPSMSRKGNPYDNARMESFYKTLKNEEVDLQDYLDLDDAQHHLDRFIGELYNRERLHSSLGYVPPVEFAARYHSA, encoded by the coding sequence ATGATCACGGATGCGCGCCACGCGCATCCCACGGTGTCGGTGCGTCGCCTTTGCGAACTCCACGATGTCAGCCGGTCCTGGTATGCCCACCAACAGGGCAGGGATGCGGAAGACCATGATCAGCTCCTGGCTGAAGACATTGAGGCGATCGTGTTGAAGTGGGGCGGATATGGCTACCGCCGGGTCACCCATGAACTCGCTCGCAGAGGGCGTCCAGCCAACCACAAGTGCGTCCTGCGGGTGATGCGCGAACGCCGGCTGCTTTGCCGCTCAAAACGGCGCTACCAGGCCACCACAGATTCCACCCACAGCGAGACCCGGTTTCCCAATCTGCTGCCGCATGTCATCCCGACCAGACCCGATCAAGTCTGGCAGGCCGATCTGACGTACATCCGGGTGAAGGAGGGCTTCGTCTATCTGGCGTGCGTGCTGGACAGCTTTACCCGCGAAGTGGTGGGCTGGGCGATGTCCAGATTCATGGATGCCGCATTGCCGTTAACAGCCCTCAACAACGCGCTTGCGGCGCGTTGTCCCGCAGCAGATCTGTTGCATCACTCGGACCAGGGGGTCCAATATGCGAGTCGAGTGTATGTGGACCGCTTACGGTCCATGGGCGTGACCCCGAGCATGTCCAGAAAGGGAAATCCGTACGACAACGCCCGCATGGAGAGCTTCTACAAAACCCTGAAGAACGAGGAGGTCGATCTCCAGGATTACCTTGACCTGGACGACGCCCAGCACCATCTGGACCGGTTCATTGGGGAGTTGTACAACCGGGAACGCCTGCATTCCAGTCTGGGCTACGTGCCTCCCGTTGAGTTCGCCGCCCGCTATCATTCAGCCTAG
- a CDS encoding type IV toxin-antitoxin system AbiEi family antitoxin domain-containing protein: MSTTTLFSPEKEHAGLPFVLGEPNPVAVGKSTAELYNDKWWMLISGKNDAAPIFSCGGNKLRPLWHRKYTSTADCSKLPRLSAETMCALIGQERSDLEAPCLTNQSLKTSAPLSWGFDDHEDMNVKVLSYFNYKMQVYDASRRENLLRAVFHSRGGYLTRREGEKCGFSSVYFTRLLKEGQIERVERGVYRDVEAPVTGSAAAEQLLELQLRVPWARPALGTALELHGLTTKINSLFQVAIPKNRRLPNLEGAHAEAVYFSTASYDYGLEEIRVNGRKLVTYSAAKTVADLLKYSTKQGRNLYLEGLKNYLRQGGSRSALFDAAKVNKVLDELRRDLEVLFHDV, translated from the coding sequence ATGTCGACAACAACACTGTTTAGCCCGGAAAAGGAGCACGCCGGTCTGCCGTTTGTGCTGGGCGAGCCCAATCCCGTGGCAGTTGGGAAGTCCACCGCAGAGCTCTACAATGACAAGTGGTGGATGCTGATCAGTGGCAAAAATGACGCCGCGCCGATTTTCTCGTGTGGTGGAAACAAGCTTCGGCCGCTGTGGCACCGCAAGTACACCAGTACGGCCGACTGCTCGAAGCTGCCGCGCCTTTCAGCGGAAACGATGTGCGCGCTCATTGGTCAAGAGCGGAGTGACCTTGAGGCGCCGTGTCTGACCAATCAGTCGCTCAAGACCAGTGCGCCACTGTCTTGGGGGTTTGACGATCATGAAGACATGAACGTCAAGGTCCTGAGCTACTTCAATTACAAGATGCAGGTGTATGACGCCTCCCGGCGCGAGAACCTGCTGCGCGCGGTGTTTCACTCACGTGGGGGCTACCTGACCCGACGTGAGGGTGAGAAATGCGGCTTTTCCTCGGTGTACTTCACCCGGCTCCTGAAAGAGGGCCAGATCGAGCGCGTTGAGCGCGGCGTCTACCGCGACGTGGAGGCGCCGGTTACAGGCTCAGCCGCGGCTGAGCAGCTGCTTGAACTGCAGCTGCGGGTGCCTTGGGCGCGCCCGGCCCTGGGTACGGCGCTGGAGCTACACGGCCTGACCACCAAGATAAACAGCCTCTTCCAGGTGGCCATTCCAAAAAACCGCCGCCTGCCCAACCTCGAGGGCGCCCATGCCGAGGCGGTCTACTTCAGCACCGCGTCGTATGACTATGGTCTCGAGGAGATCAGGGTGAATGGTCGCAAACTGGTGACGTACTCGGCGGCCAAGACGGTGGCCGACCTGCTGAAATACAGCACCAAGCAGGGCCGCAACCTCTACCTCGAGGGCCTCAAGAACTACCTGCGCCAGGGCGGCAGCCGGAGCGCGCTCTTCGATGCCGCCAAGGTTAACAAGGTGCTCGATGAGCTGCGCCGCGACCTGGAGGTGCTGTTCCATGACGTATAG
- a CDS encoding nucleotidyl transferase AbiEii/AbiGii toxin family protein, with protein MSVHARLRNLAEDTNAALPNLQVGYVQQGFLARLAVSPDSDRFVVKGGVTMLARYGDRARPTRDIDLSAQGIDSTVDAVRDIIQRICAIDHASGALPFDDALEFPQEFSAEVINEQRDVPGVRVAMRVGLRGTNQRLHLQLDVTFNTGSVLPPMDLEFPPVLLPEGVRFAAYPLEVMVSDKFAALVDYGVGVSRMNDLHDLWLASSREGLDAGVLRDVMERSWPQRNTRFDDVPSVLAPGFAVDADLERKWGRYVRTWRGDPTSLPPDVGALMARVAAYAGAVASGERTAGTWDSELGTWDPGVMGDAP; from the coding sequence GTGAGCGTCCACGCTAGGCTTCGGAACCTGGCAGAGGATACGAACGCCGCGCTTCCGAACCTGCAGGTGGGCTATGTGCAGCAGGGCTTCCTGGCGCGCCTAGCGGTGAGTCCTGATTCCGACCGCTTCGTGGTCAAAGGGGGCGTCACGATGCTGGCGCGTTACGGAGATCGGGCGCGCCCGACGCGCGATATCGACCTGTCAGCACAGGGGATCGATAGCACTGTCGACGCGGTGCGAGACATCATTCAGAGGATCTGTGCCATTGATCATGCCAGTGGTGCGCTTCCTTTCGATGACGCCCTCGAGTTCCCGCAGGAGTTTTCGGCCGAGGTCATCAACGAGCAGCGTGACGTGCCGGGGGTGCGCGTGGCGATGAGGGTCGGCTTGCGCGGCACCAACCAGCGTCTTCATCTTCAGCTCGATGTCACGTTCAACACCGGGTCGGTGCTCCCGCCGATGGACCTTGAATTCCCGCCGGTGCTCCTTCCTGAGGGCGTGCGCTTCGCCGCTTACCCGCTCGAGGTGATGGTGTCGGACAAATTTGCCGCCCTGGTGGATTACGGCGTGGGCGTGAGCCGCATGAATGACCTGCACGACCTGTGGCTGGCGAGTTCGCGTGAGGGTCTTGATGCCGGCGTGCTGCGGGACGTGATGGAGCGCAGCTGGCCCCAGCGCAACACCCGCTTTGACGACGTCCCCTCGGTGCTTGCACCGGGCTTTGCGGTTGATGCAGACCTGGAGCGCAAGTGGGGCCGGTATGTCCGGACGTGGCGCGGCGATCCGACCAGTCTGCCGCCTGATGTGGGCGCGCTCATGGCTCGGGTGGCGGCCTATGCCGGGGCTGTGGCGAGTGGCGAGCGTACGGCAGGCACCTGGGATTCAGAGCTGGGTACCTGGGACCCCGGTGTCATGGGAGATGCGCCCTGA
- a CDS encoding c-type cytochrome has translation MAQYAEQMRGVIDQAASGAYTTDASYAIGPIPQDTPALAEGENVELVRSNCSVCHATTLITSQPPLPSEVWHAEVYKMKEKYGATFISDENADRIVTYLSAHYTPETRKAESSTAPDRTSP, from the coding sequence ATGGCCCAGTACGCCGAGCAGATGCGCGGCGTGATTGACCAGGCCGCCAGCGGCGCGTACACCACGGACGCCAGCTACGCCATCGGCCCCATTCCGCAGGACACCCCCGCCCTGGCCGAGGGGGAAAACGTGGAACTGGTCCGCAGCAATTGCAGCGTGTGCCACGCCACCACCCTGATCACGTCCCAGCCGCCTCTGCCCAGCGAGGTCTGGCACGCCGAGGTCTACAAGATGAAGGAGAAATACGGCGCGACGTTTATCAGCGACGAGAACGCCGACAGGATCGTGACCTACCTGAGCGCCCACTACACGCCGGAAACCCGCAAAGCGGAGAGCAGCACTGCGCCGGACCGCACCAGCCCGTGA